The Thermococcus sp. JdF3 sequence GGAATGGGCTCCGGTGGTGGAGAACTCGTGGCTCTGGACTCCTCTGGAAACGTTCTGTGGAACCAGAGCTTCCCGTACAGGGTTAAGGTGGTTAAATACGCTGACGGTGTGCTCCTGGTGGGTACGGGTAAGTTCGAGAGCAGGGACGAGAACGGAACCACGGTCATCTACAGTGTTGGCTCCCTCTACGCAGTTGACCCCGCCGACGGCAGTATCCTTGGAGAGCTCCCGAACCTGGGGTACGTTCGCAGCATTGCGGTTGAGAAAGGAACCGCGGTGGTTGGAACCGCCAGCTCGGCGTTCTATGCAGTTGATGTTGAGAAGCTTGCGGGAAATGGGGGTGAGAAGAGCATCTGCGGACCAGCCGCCATTGTGGCACTGACACTCTTTGGCCTTCTCGTGAGAAGGCGCTGATTCTCTCTGTTTTCTATTTACATGGCCACGAGTCCGTACTCTATCAGCTTGTTGACTATCTTTCTGCCGTCCCTGGTCAGGTCCACAACCTTTCTTATCATGACGATTTTTAGAAGCCCCTTATCTATCATCCTGTCGTATATCTCCTCTATCTCCCTCTCGCTTAGCCCGAGGAACTGGTGGACCTCGAGGGGGTTGAGCCCGGAGTACAGCGCCATGAGTATCTGCTTTTCGGTCTCGTCGAGGCTCTCCAGTTCCTTCAGCTCCTTTTCCATGACCTCCTTGAATTCCACCTGGAGCGTTGGGAACTCCTTTGAGACCTTGAGTATGAACTCGAAATAGCTCGGGATGTACTTGAGCAGGTAGCGCAGTACGAACAGGCGGGTTTTCTTCTCGGGTATGTGCAGATACGAGGTAACGGTCTCGTTGATGTAGAAATGCTTCACCTTCCACGCTTCGATTTTCTTCCCGTTCAGGTCAACCTGCTCGATGTCCATGTCCTCGACGTCGGAGAACACCGGTATTGGCCTCCTGTCCTGGTCAAGGATGACAATGTTGCGCTCGGTTTTGCCCCTCTTGGCTGACTTTACTGAAACTATCCTCAGGGAACCGTCCTGCCACGAGGACTCCATGTTTATCGCTCCGCCCTTCATCCTGGCCAGCTGCACCTTCACGGCCTTTCCGTTTATGAGCGTCTCGAAGAGTGTGTGGATGAATTCACGGAATTTGTTCTCATCGTATATAAGGAGGTTGTCCCCTATCGTGAGGATCAGGGTGAGCTCTCCCCTGCCGGGCAGGTAGAACTTCATC is a genomic window containing:
- a CDS encoding CheF family chemotaxis protein; protein product: MAVTETRVKATIISSWKGSGRTTWRDAIGGIHNDRLILRYLKMGEVVGEDNFPFSSLTDIGVNVPDNYKLNPEREHFGMKFYLPGRGELTLILTIGDNLLIYDENKFREFIHTLFETLINGKAVKVQLARMKGGAINMESSWQDGSLRIVSVKSAKRGKTERNIVILDQDRRPIPVFSDVEDMDIEQVDLNGKKIEAWKVKHFYINETVTSYLHIPEKKTRLFVLRYLLKYIPSYFEFILKVSKEFPTLQVEFKEVMEKELKELESLDETEKQILMALYSGLNPLEVHQFLGLSEREIEEIYDRMIDKGLLKIVMIRKVVDLTRDGRKIVNKLIEYGLVAM